One region of Aeromicrobium sp. Sec7.5 genomic DNA includes:
- a CDS encoding WhiB family transcriptional regulator — translation MFENSWAGQAACRGRTDELFVKGAEQNRAKTMCGGCPVTAECLAEALDNRIEWGVWGGMTERERRALLRRRPNVTQWRRVLQPTG, via the coding sequence ATGTTTGAGAACAGCTGGGCCGGCCAGGCGGCCTGCCGCGGGCGCACGGACGAGCTCTTCGTCAAGGGCGCCGAGCAGAATCGCGCCAAGACGATGTGCGGCGGATGCCCCGTCACTGCCGAGTGCCTCGCCGAGGCCCTCGACAACCGCATCGAGTGGGGTGTGTGGGGCGGCATGACCGAGCGCGAGCGTCGGGCACTGCTGCGTCGGCGCCCCAACGTGACGCAGTGGCGTCGCGTGCTCCAGCCCACGGGCTGA
- a CDS encoding ArsA family ATPase gives MSPRTSRTAPDARRPRSQPRVVASRDAAGQLDVDALIADRSIHIIVCCGSGGVGKTTTSAALAMRAADAGRKVCVLTIDPARRLAQSMGLSELDNTPRTVDGAGANGGSLDAMMLDMKRTFDEVVEAHASPEKADQILTNPFYQALSSSFAGTQEYMAMEKLGQLHAQGDWDLIIVDTPPSRSALDFLDAPERLSSMLDGRFIKLLLAPAKGPARLLSAGFGLVTGAINKVLGAQVLSDVQTFVAAFDTLFGGFRQRAESTYALLQAPGTAFLVVAAPEPAAMREASYFVERLAGDAMPLAGLVVNRVHDDVSTAIGLDDARALARRLRGGSGVDAQTAELLDVHAERLATAAREQRERDGFARSHPGVPQIPVTALSTDVHDLEGLRRIGELLGR, from the coding sequence ATGAGCCCCCGCACCTCGAGGACCGCGCCCGACGCCCGACGGCCGCGGTCGCAGCCCCGGGTCGTGGCCTCCCGTGACGCGGCCGGTCAGCTCGACGTCGACGCCCTCATCGCCGACCGGTCGATCCACATCATCGTCTGCTGCGGCTCGGGCGGCGTCGGCAAGACCACGACCTCGGCGGCGCTCGCGATGCGCGCTGCCGACGCCGGCCGCAAGGTCTGCGTGCTGACGATCGACCCGGCGCGCCGCCTCGCCCAGTCCATGGGGCTCAGCGAGCTCGACAACACCCCCCGCACGGTCGACGGTGCCGGCGCGAACGGCGGCTCGCTCGACGCCATGATGCTCGACATGAAGCGCACCTTCGACGAGGTCGTGGAGGCGCACGCGAGCCCCGAGAAGGCCGACCAGATCCTGACGAACCCCTTCTACCAGGCGCTCTCCAGCTCCTTCGCCGGCACGCAGGAGTACATGGCGATGGAGAAGCTCGGTCAGCTCCACGCCCAGGGTGACTGGGACCTGATCATCGTCGACACCCCGCCGTCCCGGTCGGCCCTGGACTTCCTCGACGCCCCGGAGCGCCTGTCGTCGATGCTCGACGGCCGCTTCATCAAGCTCCTGCTGGCCCCCGCGAAGGGCCCCGCACGCCTACTGAGCGCCGGCTTCGGGCTCGTGACCGGGGCGATCAACAAGGTGCTGGGCGCCCAGGTCCTGAGCGACGTGCAGACCTTCGTGGCCGCCTTCGACACCCTGTTCGGTGGCTTCCGGCAGCGGGCCGAATCGACCTACGCCCTGCTCCAGGCGCCCGGCACCGCGTTCCTGGTGGTGGCCGCGCCGGAGCCCGCGGCGATGCGCGAGGCCTCGTACTTCGTCGAACGGCTCGCCGGCGACGCCATGCCACTGGCCGGCCTGGTGGTCAACCGGGTCCACGACGACGTCTCGACCGCGATCGGCCTCGACGATGCCCGAGCGCTGGCACGCCGCCTCCGGGGAGGCAGCGGTGTCGACGCCCAGACCGCCGAGCTGCTCGACGTCCACGCCGAACGCCTTGCCACGGCGGCACGCGAGCAGCGTGAGCGTGACGGCTTCGCGCGCTCACACCCGGGCGTGCCCCAGATCCCGGTCACGGCCCTCTCCACCGACGTGCACGACCTCGAAGGCCTGCGACGGATCGGCGAGCTGCTCGGCCGGTGA
- a CDS encoding ArsA-related P-loop ATPase: MSSTALHVVTGKGGTGKTTVAVALALALAGRGQRVLVCEVEGRQGIAQLLDVAPLPYEERRVASGLGGGEVFALAIDAESALLEYLEMFYRLGRAGKALDKFGVIDFATTIAPGVRDVLLTGKVYEIARRRGEKRDTGPQYDAIVIDAPPTGRIRQFLNVSTEVAGLAKVGPIRRQADSITAMMRSDATRVHLVTVLEEMPVQETLDGIADLAAADLPVGHVVVNLVRGALLSDTTSAAVTGDTLRTKAVAKVLTGAGLDGSAATALLDEGRGHLERQALQQSQRALLEDSPATTTELPLLDDVGIGGLMELAELLRDGGVA, translated from the coding sequence GGGCGGCACGGGCAAGACCACCGTCGCCGTGGCCCTCGCGCTCGCGCTCGCCGGCCGCGGCCAGCGCGTGCTGGTGTGCGAGGTCGAGGGCCGTCAGGGCATCGCCCAGCTGCTCGACGTGGCGCCGCTGCCGTACGAGGAGCGCAGGGTCGCCTCCGGCCTCGGTGGCGGCGAGGTCTTCGCCCTCGCGATCGACGCCGAGTCCGCCCTGCTGGAGTACCTCGAGATGTTCTACCGGCTGGGTCGGGCCGGCAAGGCGCTCGACAAGTTCGGCGTCATCGACTTCGCCACGACGATCGCTCCGGGCGTCCGCGACGTCCTGCTCACCGGCAAGGTCTACGAGATCGCCCGTCGCCGCGGTGAGAAGCGCGACACCGGACCGCAGTACGACGCGATCGTGATCGACGCGCCGCCGACGGGTCGCATCCGCCAGTTCCTCAACGTCAGCACCGAGGTCGCCGGGCTCGCCAAGGTCGGGCCCATCCGACGTCAGGCCGACTCGATCACGGCGATGATGCGGTCCGATGCGACCCGGGTGCACCTGGTCACCGTGCTCGAGGAGATGCCCGTGCAGGAGACGCTCGACGGCATCGCCGACCTCGCCGCGGCCGACCTGCCCGTGGGCCACGTGGTCGTCAATCTCGTGCGGGGCGCCCTGCTCTCCGACACCACCTCGGCCGCCGTCACCGGCGACACCCTCCGCACCAAGGCCGTGGCCAAGGTCCTCACCGGCGCCGGTCTCGACGGGTCCGCGGCCACCGCGCTCCTCGACGAGGGTCGCGGCCACCTCGAGCGCCAGGCGCTGCAGCAGAGCCAGCGCGCCCTGCTGGAGGACTCGCCCGCCACCACCACCGAGCTCCCGCTCCTCGACGACGTCGGCATCGGTGGCCTGATGGAGCTCGCCGAGCTCCTGCGTGACGGAGGGGTCGCATGA